Genomic segment of Ostrinia nubilalis chromosome 10, ilOstNubi1.1, whole genome shotgun sequence:
GGTTGAGAACGACGGGTGGGTGCTCctgtatttaaaatacaaagGTTATGTGCATcaaacatttcaataaaatctTCACCAAAACTATTAGTTAGCGAGCTACCCCAAGATTGGTGGTGGGAGTTAAAATCTCCTAATACTAGAAAAGGTCTAGGGAGAAGGGAGAATAACCGGTTAATTACTTCAGAAATATCTACAGATGGATGAGGAATGTACAATGAAACTATACAGATATTATACACACTTATAGCTACAATTGACATATTTACAGAATGGGAAGGTAGTGAGATAATAGAAAATGGCACTGAGCTTTTAACTAAAAGTGCAGTACCACCATACCCATCAGGTCTGTCATCTCTGACAGAGGTATATCCATGcactttaaaattttgcatgggttTGAGCCATGTCTCTGCTAAAGCAAAGACAAatggcttatatttgtttagcaAGTATATAATTTCACTTTTTTTACTAACTATGCTGCGACAGTTCCACTGTAGCAGCTTAGCTTGCATCGCCATCTTGAATGACTCTCATACACTTATCAATTATATAGGCAGCGTGGGACGGTGAACTAGAATTTGACTTAgaaacaatattaataagaGCAAGTATTAATTCAGGTAGAGATACTGGTGATTCTTTATTATGAAATTCGGTATTAATAGCACAACCATTAGATGGGGAAGGAATTAAGTTTTCCCTAATGATAGCCTCATGTGCTTCACGGTCATAGCTTTTGCCTAATGTGGGAGTGGAACGAGGAGTTTTGTATACCGTTTTTTTGTAGGATGAAACAAGATTAGGAGACTTATCCTGTACTATTTGGGAATTCGATTTTGCTGTAACTATGTCTGCATAAGACTTGGATACTGGTGGATGAATTTTTGAGGCTTCTGCATATGACATGGAGTTATTAGCCATAGaagtttttatgtttttctGTCTTAGAAATTCAGGGCAGGATTTACTTGTGGCATAGTGGAACCCAGAACACAAACAGCATGATGCTTTAATTTCGTCAGTTTGGCATGTGTCGCCAGCATGACCTTGGCTACACTTGAAGCATCTTGCTTTGGAACGACATTGAACTTTTGTGTGTCCAAAACGGCAACAATTATAACACTGGATAGTGGGAAAAATGTAAAGCTCTACAGGTAAGGCATTATAACACATAAATATGCGCTTAGGTAATACTTGTCCATCAAAAGTTAATACAATGGATTGAGATGGTTTCCAAATAGGAGCACCATCCACAAAGACTTTGTAATTCAGCCGcctaacttttataattttaccaCAATCATCTGGTACTGTAATGTTTTCAATTATTTCCTCCGGTGACCAATCCGCTGGTATACTTCTCACAAGGCCCATCCTTGTAACATTAAAGGAGGGAATGAAGGCTTTGTAGTTTTTGGTCACTAAACTATTGTGAGTTAAAAACAGGTTCGCATGGTTGAAGTTCgagaatgaaatcgaaattttgTTCCGGCCAATTTGCTTTACACTACCATTAACTATACATTGAAAGGAATTCTGTTTCAGGAATTTCCCAAATGAGAGTGCGTGCATTGACGGACCTTCATTTGGGCTAGTTTCGATCTTCTGAACATGGACTACGTAGGGCGCACTGTCTGATTCATTATACAGATTACGAGCAATTGGAGTAGGGTTGGACGGAGGCAAGTCAGAGATACTAGTTGCAGGTGCAATGACCTTTTGCTGTGTCTGTGGAACATCTTGGTGATCCATATCAGTAGATTCTTCTGTCATATTTTTAGCAAGAAGTCTACGTTCAATTTTAGCCTGATGTTTACGACTTTTCTTATTACGGCTACGCTTGCGAGGGCAAGCTGTTGAACCCGATGTGGAATTATCGGATTCCCAACCATGGTTAGATGTAACCGTAACGAAATGACCCGCCGGCGGAACATTACTAGCATCAAGGGAAATTTCATCGGGCGGCAGAGAACCGCCCGGATCGGGCGGGTCGTTCATTGCGGCtccaagtaattaaataaatagactCACCGGTAGTACAGCAAGATTTAAACActatctacataaaatatatacacaaaacaataaatttacAAGAACACTATACAATACTGATCTATTTATATGCTAAAACAAATTTACAAAACTTTTGAAGCAAAAAAGACGCCCGTCGCGTTcaacgtttcccgcgctttttttCAACGTCAAAGTTGGATTTCGCCGtatggatgttttttttttaatttagcttGTACTAAGGCACTAAGGCAAAGGCGTGAGTGCATCATACAGCCAGGTCTGGTGGCCGAACGCTATTGTGTTATTCAATAGCTATTTTcactttataattttttatatcGATGTCATGATTAACTCCCTTACTATTATAAAGTTACACACACGTTAAAAAGtagtttaaagtgacatttccatattaatcgtcactttaaacaagtgttcagcGAATtactaacttttattagtaagtaggtaactcTTCAATATACAACCTTTCGACGCTAAGACATTCGATGGTTCGACCATTCGATAATGTGACCATTCGATGATACGGCATTCGATATTTCGTACGTTCGAGATTATGACCAATCGATGAAACGGCTTCGATGAAACGACCTTCGATGAAACGACTTTCGATAAAACGTAGGGAACCCGTTAGCAATGCAAAACCGATGTGCACCAAAACGTTGAAGTCAGTTGTAGATTTCGTCGAAATAAAGGTGTTGTTGGTCTGCAGTACGTCCTATGATTGGTGATCaaacatttttgatttgatttgatttgcagtTCTCTATCGCGTTCAGCTCTGCGTTCAACTTCACGCACGTAACCCAGCCTATGGCGGATCGACAATGGCTTCCGCGATCAGTTCGGCCAAGGTAGAGACGAgactgactgactcatgggACATCCTAAGGATTGAGCGAGGCATTTTCCAGGGTGACAGTTTGAGTCCTCTTGCAATGTGTTTAAAGATTCAGGGCTTGGTTACCGTTCATAGAGAAGATGAAGTCATTCTTCTGCTCTACATGGATGATCCCAAGTTGTTTGCATCAAAACGCAAGACCTAACGAAGTAGCTAAAAACTACACAGGTGCAGCAATGCTAAGCCGTTATGTACCTACCAAAGCGCTGGATGTGCGTTGTAGATTTTGACTAAACAAAGGTGCAGTCCTGCAGTATGTCCTGTGATTCGCAAATGATAAACAAATTAATCAAACATTTAAACACCACTCACGTAAGCCAGCCCTAGGCGGGTCGACGATGGCGACGAGGTCCTGTGCTGGGCCCGCTCTCGCCAGTACGGACGGCAGGATGTCCTCCGCCTTGCCGGTAAAGAACTCACAGTTCTCTATCGCGTTCAGCTCCGCGTTCGCTTTCGCGTCCTTCACCGCTTCCGCGATCAGCTCTAGGCCTAACACTTTGCTGCAATGCTGCAGAAAATATCGTGAAAAGcgaataaaattagttttttttttcaagatgtGAAATCATAGCTTCAGTTGATTCGACGCCAACGCCGCAAACGGGCGAATATCATACAAACGGTCAAAAATTTACTTAAGTATACAGAAATGCTCCATTCTTCAGGCACTATGTCCTTGTTTGCTCACCTctataattttatgaaaaaagtttcGCCCCTTTGCGACGTGGCGACGAATTGTATTATTTAACAATACCTTAGCGAAGCACAATCCGATGGTGCCGGTGCCGCAGCAGATATCCAAAACGACGGACTCCGGTGTCACGTGACTCATAGCAACAGCGCTCTCGTACAAGATCCCCGCTCCTGCTGTGTTTATCTGCAAATGAAATAATACAGATTTATGTAGCTGCTTTGCTCTGTAAGGGCATGTTTCTATAAGGGCGCGTTTATACTCACGCAATATGTACAAATAGGCGCAGAAACCTGCTTCGTGCTTCACATTTGAATAACTAGGTTTGTGATGTTGATCACTTGCAGTCATGTAGCAGActactataaaattaaaattcaattacaATGGAACTAATTTACTTTTAGTTAAGTATAGCTAAATATGTACCTGGAAGAATGCTTCTGGAGATATTCTGAATTGCTTTCCCAATATTGTGTCTATAATGTGGGTTGATCCCATCAAGTGAACTGGCTTAGAACCTTCTTCCCCTACTCTCCTAGAAGGGtagaaaacataaattaactgaTATAGCTTTTAGATATAATTTGTGTTATTGAATTTACTAAACGAAAAAGTCCCCTAGACTTTTCGGCAGCTGTGTTGCTGTCTATTATTGTGTCGCTGAGTAGACCTTTGGAAAATTGGTGTTTGTTGTTAAGTGCTCTAAACTTACTTTTTAATAAGGAGTTCCAAATACAAAGACTTTATACTGCAAGCTTTAGCTTCATCTGAGCTGAAATGATTTATTAGATCATTTTTCAATTTTGCTATTTCTTCTTCTGTTAATTGCTGAAAGAAAGGTTAATAGGTTATAGTGAATTCTGTATGTTATTCTATTGATCAAAgaaactgttaaaataaattatttaattatttcaacaataaaataatgttcagTGGCTGACCAGGGCATTTAGAtgcaattttaatattaatattacctGTGGATGTACAGCAACAATGAGCATAACATCTCCTGTTGAGAATGAGTGCCGCACAGTCAAAGTCCTCCAGTAACCAGAGTAGTCCGCAGGGGAGAATGGAGCCATATTTGACTTGCGTACATATTCTTGGAATAGCTAcaatatgtaaaaatatgttttaaaaaaaacaaacatgaaaaatcacaaattcaaaagATTAaattcaatacatattttttttaagtttactgACCAGAACAGCCTTTTTTGTGGCTTCAGATATATGACTGACAGTTTGCACAGGTGCCACCCCAACAGTGCCTGTAGCGTAACTTCCTAATCTAAACCCTACAGTCGGAAGTTTTGTTTCTTCGTCAATACCAACTGTAAACTCACACTTGTTCCTGTAACCTTTAGTTACAGGGGAAGGCTTTATAGCTTGAAGTTCAAAGGTCAAGCCTTTATGTATTTTGCGCATATTTTCTATTTCAGTTCTCCTTGCATAATCTAATTTCCAAATTTCATTGTCAAACTTCATTAGGATGTTTTTGATTTCCCTTTCTTTGAGTTTCAACTgaaaagttttattaattttattcatcatttaacatattatgtattaaatatttagtaTAATGTGCCAACAATTGTACTACTGCTTACCTGTTCCTCATATGGCATATTCCAGTATGGTGTAGTTGCATCTTTGACTCTAGTCTCTTGGTCTCTATCATCTTCTTTTTTCTTCTTATCTGCTACAGTGCTATCTTCTTCTTGCTTCCTCTTTCTGACTAAAGGATCTGGGGCTGGTTTAGCTACTTCAGCTACTAGAGTTTTTCCTAAGCAATTTAGAAACCATGTTAGTTATATGAAGGTATGTTACAACACGTAAACTAGGTAAGGAAAATTTGTCTAAATATCAAACTACCTTTCCAGGAATATCCATTAAGCGCAGCAATGGCTTTGGCCCTGTCTTCATCGTTTTGAAAGCAAGCAAAAAGCCAGTGACTGCCGTTTTTTGGCCTCTTGATCTTACTAGTGTTGAGACCCAGTTTTTGGTTCATTAATTTTTTAAGTTCCTGTAAATAGGAAGAGCCAAATGAAAGATCAGTAACAATAAAGGAACGTACAGTAAATCACTATTAAGTTAAATGTAGAGTGAACATACAGCAATTCCATAAAATTTAGGCAATCCTCGAAGCTCAATTTTAAACTTCTCTGAAGAAAATCCACCGCGATCTAAGTACGCATATTCTTCACTAATTTTAGAGTCATTAGCACTGGCTGATACAGCATCAACGCTATTAGAATTTTGCGTTTCTTGAGACATTTTGTTCACATAGATAaacacattaaataaatattagtgtACAATAGGAATAAAGTGAGGTTATGTTTACTTTGCTGTTTTTGACATTTTACCACAtgttaaagatttattattttaacgttttagtcACTTTTTTAGTGCTTGCATATAAAAATCGACTAGAATTTTTTGTCGATTATATTTTTGAATGCGGAAAGGAAAGGTACctattttttacccgactgcgccagaaggagggttattgtAGGCTATTATCATTACGTTTAGCgagatttaataaaaatagtggTGTCTCACTGTATTCGACCACTGAGCAAGTAGTCAATACATTGGTCAATCAATGTTTTAAATCACGGACCCTAAACGGGGCAGGTTTTGATGTGGCAAAGGAAAACATTTTccgatgttttaaataaattaaaaagcaatttcgacagtaaatatttatacagtgtgtccgggcttgtagtgatcacactttaagggcgtaatctatggacaattttatcgatgaaaatacttcaaatttggggcttgacccatttctcgcaaaattacgaggatttaagtttttaatttttagttttcacctcttccttcaaaaacaagtgaaagcgtgggtagcttaacactaataagcaaaaattttatatcatgcgatagccaataaagttatctattagcagaagtagaaaacagatacaagtttcatacattttaagggagtaagaatggatttaattagaaaaaaacattacttttttcacttctttttcagttattttccaacacaagaaaaaccaggtcgttaaggtatgttttatttgcattgtactattagtatttgagctattctacaaaacgaatgtaaatttattagtctacgtttattagttagcggtttccatagcgcacgcgacatgcgaaaatgcactgcacctgaaagaatcacacaacctattccgattactatggaaaccgctaggaaggggtat
This window contains:
- the LOC135075275 gene encoding tRNA (uracil-5-)-methyltransferase homolog A — translated: MSQETQNSNSVDAVSASANDSKISEEYAYLDRGGFSSEKFKIELRGLPKFYGIAELKKLMNQKLGLNTSKIKRPKNGSHWLFACFQNDEDRAKAIAALNGYSWKGKTLVAEVAKPAPDPLVRKRKQEEDSTVADKKKKEDDRDQETRVKDATTPYWNMPYEEQLKLKEREIKNILMKFDNEIWKLDYARRTEIENMRKIHKGLTFELQAIKPSPVTKGYRNKCEFTVGIDEETKLPTVGFRLGSYATGTVGVAPVQTVSHISEATKKAVLLFQEYVRKSNMAPFSPADYSGYWRTLTVRHSFSTGDVMLIVAVHPQQLTEEEIAKLKNDLINHFSSDEAKACSIKSLYLELLIKKRVGEEGSKPVHLMGSTHIIDTILGKQFRISPEAFFQINTAGAGILYESAVAMSHVTPESVVLDICCGTGTIGLCFAKHCSKVLGLELIAEAVKDAKANAELNAIENCEFFTGKAEDILPSVLARAGPAQDLVAIVDPPRAGLHMRAVTQLRNTKKVKRLVYISCSPASAVKNFIDLARPPSKTLRGAPFLPVRAVPVDMFPNTKHVELAILFEREEEKEDEVKKEPAKEDSDEVAAVDVKDIKTECKQEDSMPVDEVADIKTECKKEDQNVGT